The following coding sequences are from one Arcobacter nitrofigilis DSM 7299 window:
- a CDS encoding transporter substrate-binding domain-containing diguanylate cyclase gives MRILFMPLFILFYLSINSIAEPIKLTKDEKNFIASHPIIKVGMMPDFAPFSYYIKNTPVGFEHDILKIISKRTGLEFEKKIDNWSIIYNAFKNKKIDMISSISYKDYRVPFTTFSSSYYDIPIMIFVRDDFGEYKGIKSLAGKKVGVLRDVFYIKELENIGTMNLVYYDNYTELIEALVFGKIDALIQNLTNINYLIKKNLYSNLKLASELILPNTKKEDLRFGIQPNEPLLGSIVQKALDTITKKEKEDLVNKWIGSIKEYKGGHIELNKEEKAYLNTNVIKYCINPDGMPLEGLNEKGEHSGMSSDYYNLFEKMLSAKFELVKTKNWNESITFIKEHKCDMLALGMETRERRKYLNFTSSYLEVPLVVATRVDVPFINQILDLEGEKIGIIKGDAFVKILRQKYPSLNLVEVEDIKEGLDKVKNGELFAYIDTLASIGYEFQQKYFGELKIAGKISENLKLSIAVVKEDKILLDVLQKAVNKITNEMHREIFSKWVPIKYQKGIDYDLVWKISIGAILFIILVVYWNRKIIKTNRLLQEAKKDIEVKNKELEKLAITDKLTNLYNRRKLDELLQHELNRSERFNHTFGIAILDIDYFKKVNDTFGHQAGDKVLIELSNILKTHIRTTDFVGRFGGEEFVIICPESQKDGVYNLMESIRLDIENYTFKDIGKITTSFGVTLSKENDTSESLLKRADIALYEAKSLGRNRVVIN, from the coding sequence ATGAGAATATTGTTTATGCCATTATTTATTTTATTTTATTTATCAATAAATTCAATAGCAGAACCTATTAAATTAACCAAAGATGAAAAAAACTTTATTGCTTCACATCCCATAATAAAAGTTGGGATGATGCCTGACTTTGCACCATTTTCATATTATATAAAAAATACTCCTGTTGGCTTTGAACATGATATATTAAAGATAATCTCTAAAAGAACAGGCTTAGAATTTGAAAAAAAAATAGATAATTGGTCAATTATCTATAATGCATTTAAAAATAAAAAAATAGATATGATTTCTAGTATTTCATATAAAGACTATCGAGTACCCTTTACTACTTTTTCAAGCTCTTATTATGACATACCTATTATGATATTTGTAAGAGATGATTTTGGAGAATATAAAGGAATAAAAAGTCTTGCAGGTAAAAAAGTGGGGGTATTAAGAGATGTTTTCTATATCAAAGAGTTAGAAAATATAGGAACAATGAATTTAGTCTATTATGATAATTATACAGAGTTAATAGAGGCTTTAGTATTTGGTAAAATTGATGCCTTGATTCAAAATCTTACAAATATAAATTATCTTATTAAAAAAAATCTATACTCAAATTTAAAACTTGCTAGTGAATTAATTCTTCCAAATACAAAAAAAGAGGATTTGCGTTTTGGTATTCAACCTAATGAACCACTTTTAGGTTCTATTGTACAAAAAGCTCTTGATACAATAACAAAAAAAGAGAAAGAGGATTTAGTAAATAAATGGATTGGTTCAATAAAAGAGTATAAAGGTGGTCATATTGAGCTTAATAAAGAGGAAAAAGCCTACCTAAATACAAATGTTATTAAATATTGTATAAATCCAGATGGAATGCCCCTTGAAGGACTCAATGAAAAAGGTGAGCACTCTGGAATGAGTTCTGATTATTACAATCTGTTTGAAAAAATGCTATCTGCAAAATTTGAACTTGTAAAAACAAAAAATTGGAATGAATCAATCACTTTCATAAAAGAGCATAAATGTGATATGTTGGCTCTTGGTATGGAGACAAGGGAGAGAAGAAAATATCTAAACTTTACAAGTAGTTATCTAGAAGTTCCTTTAGTAGTAGCTACAAGAGTTGATGTGCCTTTTATAAATCAAATACTGGACTTAGAAGGTGAAAAAATTGGTATCATAAAAGGAGATGCTTTTGTAAAAATACTTAGACAAAAGTATCCCTCTTTAAATCTTGTAGAAGTAGAAGATATCAAAGAAGGCCTAGATAAAGTTAAAAATGGTGAACTCTTTGCCTACATTGATACCTTAGCAAGTATTGGGTATGAATTTCAACAAAAATATTTTGGAGAGCTAAAAATAGCAGGAAAGATATCTGAGAACTTGAAACTTTCAATTGCTGTTGTAAAAGAAGATAAAATCTTATTGGATGTTTTACAAAAAGCTGTCAATAAAATAACAAATGAGATGCACAGAGAAATCTTTAGTAAATGGGTTCCTATAAAATATCAAAAAGGTATAGACTATGATTTAGTTTGGAAAATATCTATTGGTGCCATATTATTTATTATTCTTGTTGTTTATTGGAATAGAAAAATAATAAAAACAAATAGGTTATTACAAGAAGCAAAAAAAGACATTGAAGTAAAAAATAAAGAGTTAGAAAAACTTGCAATAACAGACAAATTAACAAATTTGTATAATAGAAGAAAATTAGATGAGTTGTTACAACATGAACTAAATAGAAGTGAAAGATTTAACCATACCTTTGGTATAGCCATTTTAGATATTGACTACTTTAAAAAAGTTAATGACACTTTTGGACATCAAGCAGGAGATAAAGTTTTAATAGAGCTTTCAAATATATTAAAAACTCATATAAGAACAACAGATTTTGTGGGTAGATTTGGGGGAGAAGAGTTTGTAATAATCTGCCCAGAGTCACAAAAAGATGGGGTATATAATTTGATGGAAAGTATACGATTAGATATAGAGAATTATACTTTTAAAGATATAGGGAAGATAACTACTAGTTTTGGTGTTACCTTATCTAAAGAAAATGACACTTCTGAATCCCTTCTAAAAAGGGCAGATATAGCACTATATGAGGCGAAAAGTCTTGGAAGAAATAGAGTTGTTATTAATTAA
- a CDS encoding ATP-binding protein: protein MNPQSAKRAIAHLSKRKVPIFLWGPPGIGKSSIIAQIAREANIACIDLRLSLLDPTDLRGIPFFNSSDNSAVWAPASFLPDGKEKEGILFLDELNTAAPMVQASAYQLILDRKIGEYTLPEGWSIVAAGNRESDRGVVFRMASPLANRFVHLEMEANPDDWKTWAIKANIHPTIIAFISYRPDALFAFNTQNDEKAFATPRTWEYVNEILMSEPDDDLLLTMIKGSIGEELASSFLGFKSVEKELPSIDDILEGKTTEAPTDTSALHILCTALTIRIDDETRAKDINNLILYTLNLPGEFAVMVIQDLRERKIELDYLSNWPLWMKKFNNLLH, encoded by the coding sequence ATGAATCCCCAAAGCGCTAAAAGAGCAATTGCACATTTATCTAAAAGAAAAGTTCCAATATTTTTGTGGGGACCTCCTGGTATTGGTAAGTCTTCAATCATAGCTCAAATTGCACGGGAAGCAAATATAGCCTGTATAGATTTACGTCTTTCTCTTCTTGACCCAACTGATTTAAGAGGAATACCTTTTTTTAACTCTAGTGATAACTCTGCTGTTTGGGCACCTGCCTCTTTTTTACCAGATGGAAAAGAAAAAGAGGGAATACTATTTTTAGATGAGTTAAATACTGCTGCTCCTATGGTACAAGCTTCTGCTTATCAGCTAATATTAGATAGAAAAATAGGTGAATATACTCTACCAGAGGGTTGGAGTATAGTAGCAGCTGGTAATAGAGAAAGTGATAGGGGAGTTGTATTTCGTATGGCTAGCCCACTTGCAAATAGATTTGTTCACCTTGAAATGGAAGCTAATCCTGATGATTGGAAAACTTGGGCGATAAAAGCAAATATTCACCCTACAATTATTGCCTTTATTTCATATAGACCAGATGCCCTTTTTGCTTTTAATACTCAAAATGATGAAAAAGCTTTTGCTACTCCAAGAACTTGGGAATATGTAAATGAAATACTAATGTCCGAACCTGATGATGATTTACTTTTAACTATGATAAAAGGCTCTATTGGAGAAGAGTTAGCATCTTCTTTCTTAGGCTTTAAAAGTGTTGAAAAAGAGTTGCCTAGTATTGACGATATTTTAGAAGGTAAAACAACTGAAGCGCCAACAGATACCTCTGCTTTACATATTTTATGTACTGCACTTACTATTAGAATAGATGATGAAACCAGAGCAAAAGATATAAACAATCTCATCTTATACACTCTAAATCTTCCCGGAGAGTTTGCTGTAATGGTAATACAAGATTTAAGAGAGAGAAAAATTGAATTGGATTATCTAAGTAATTGGCCCCTTTGGATGAAAAAATTTAATAATCTTCTACACTAA
- a CDS encoding nucleotidyltransferase family protein encodes MTKKDILEKLSEKKDYIQNTFEVDKIGLFGSYVKDMQTENSDIDIYVEFKNKTFKNISGLWVFLEELYNKKIDLMHKHKRSNGAIFDEIQKEVIYE; translated from the coding sequence ATGACAAAAAAAGATATCTTAGAAAAACTTTCGGAGAAAAAAGATTACATACAAAATACTTTTGAAGTTGATAAAATTGGACTATTTGGAAGTTATGTAAAAGATATGCAAACTGAAAATAGTGATATTGATATTTATGTAGAATTTAAAAATAAAACATTTAAAAACATTTCAGGTTTATGGGTGTTTTTGGAAGAACTTTATAATAAAAAAATAGATTTGATGCACAAACACAAAAGAAGCAATGGTGCTATTTTTGATGAAATCCAAAAAGAAGTTATCTATGAATAA
- a CDS encoding efflux RND transporter periplasmic adaptor subunit, translating to MNNYIKKSYFFISLIGIITIFSACSEQSEKKAPPKRLAEVGTYKVTQQEVTLQQKLSGRTVIALNSEIRPQIGGIIERRLFKEGSFVKKGDVLYKVVSSSYEATYNQAKASYENVLANVKAAKLKDERYEELLKINGVSKQEYEDAHVAYLQALASVAEKKAAMQSAKIDLEHTQIKSPISGHIGVSSVTEGALVTAQQTTALASVKSLDPIYVDFTQSSVQMLNLRKLLKQKDMKKGNTTVSLKLEDGSIYENKGELKLQELSVDESTGSVTLRAQFPNPKNILLPGMYVNVILNEAVNSKAILVPQQGITFNSKGNATAMVVNKNNEVEKRDVVTQRTIDDFWLIKEGFKVGDHLIVEGLNKIRVGDKVKDIDVSSKFKFDNSKID from the coding sequence TTGAATAATTACATCAAAAAAAGTTATTTTTTTATTAGTTTAATCGGAATAATCACTATTTTCAGTGCTTGTTCAGAACAATCTGAAAAAAAAGCACCTCCAAAAAGATTAGCAGAAGTGGGAACGTATAAAGTAACTCAACAAGAAGTAACACTACAACAAAAACTTTCAGGAAGAACAGTTATTGCCTTGAATTCAGAAATTCGTCCTCAAATTGGAGGAATAATTGAACGTCGATTATTCAAAGAGGGTTCATTTGTAAAAAAAGGTGATGTTTTATATAAAGTAGTCTCTTCAAGTTATGAAGCCACATACAACCAAGCCAAAGCCTCTTATGAAAATGTTTTAGCAAATGTAAAAGCCGCAAAACTAAAAGATGAAAGATACGAAGAGTTATTAAAAATCAATGGTGTTTCAAAACAAGAGTATGAAGATGCACATGTTGCCTATTTACAAGCATTGGCAAGTGTAGCAGAAAAAAAAGCAGCAATGCAAAGTGCAAAAATTGATTTAGAACATACCCAAATCAAGTCACCTATTTCTGGTCATATTGGAGTTTCAAGTGTAACAGAAGGTGCCCTTGTAACTGCCCAACAAACAACAGCACTTGCGAGTGTTAAATCACTTGATCCAATTTATGTAGACTTTACCCAATCAAGTGTACAAATGTTAAATTTGCGAAAACTCTTAAAACAAAAAGATATGAAAAAAGGAAATACAACTGTTAGTTTAAAACTTGAAGATGGTTCAATTTATGAAAATAAAGGAGAATTGAAACTTCAAGAATTATCAGTAGATGAATCAACTGGTTCTGTTACACTAAGAGCCCAATTTCCAAATCCAAAAAATATACTATTACCAGGAATGTATGTAAATGTTATTTTAAATGAAGCTGTTAATTCAAAAGCTATTTTAGTACCACAACAAGGTATTACTTTTAATTCAAAAGGAAATGCAACTGCGATGGTAGTAAATAAAAACAATGAAGTTGAAAAACGTGATGTTGTAACACAAAGAACTATCGATGATTTTTGGCTTATAAAAGAGGGATTTAAAGTGGGAGATCATTTAATCGTTGAAGGTCTAAACAAAATCAGAGTTGGTGATAAAGTCAAAGATATAGATGTATCATCAAAATTTAAATTTGACAACTCAAAAATAGACTAA
- a CDS encoding antibiotic biosynthesis monooxygenase family protein — protein sequence MYAVIFEVWPNRNGKEEYLNIASQLKLFLEEQKGFISIERFQSLTNQDKLLSLSFWEDEGAITIWRNLLEHRIAQKKGRNELFDDYRIRVSEVVRDYSMSQRNEIPEDSKDINV from the coding sequence ATGTACGCAGTAATATTTGAAGTTTGGCCAAATAGAAATGGCAAAGAAGAGTATTTAAACATAGCCTCACAGTTAAAACTGTTTTTAGAAGAGCAAAAAGGTTTTATCTCAATAGAGAGGTTTCAAAGTCTAACAAACCAAGATAAACTCCTGAGTCTATCTTTTTGGGAAGATGAAGGGGCTATTACTATCTGGAGAAACTTATTAGAACATAGAATCGCTCAAAAAAAAGGACGAAATGAACTTTTTGATGACTATCGTATTAGAGTTTCTGAAGTTGTTAGAGATTATAGTATGAGTCAAAGAAATGAGATTCCCGAAGATTCAAAAGATATAAATGTATGA
- a CDS encoding BaiN/RdsA family NAD(P)/FAD-dependent oxidoreductase has product MKIAIIGAGAAGIISAITAKRLNKNIKIDLFDNNNAIGKKILASGNGRCNISNTQAGVENFIGENPNFASYALKEFDYKAFEKFCKSIGLLLDIKETNKVYPLSNEAKSVVNLLENELENLGVNLILETKVIDIEKTKNKFTVKSEDKEFKDYDKVVISSGLGAAPQLNATEEGMNIAQKFGHTYNLTYPSLVGLHTDFEQASRIQGVKKEANVSLYLDGKKECEIYGDVLFTKYGLSGFAILDISQHAVYPLSLYQDVQLSINLFPNMSRNELLGQIENLFKTLPNSNAVLLLTGIVSNKLSPVICQINGIDKETKAKDINAKQIRSLINTLTNWRFKITDTQGFKHAEASGGGVRTDEVDNRTFESKKIEGLYLVGEVLDIVGNRGGYNLHFAWASGYIAGRSLAIK; this is encoded by the coding sequence TTGAAAATAGCAATAATAGGAGCAGGAGCAGCAGGAATAATATCTGCCATCACTGCCAAAAGATTAAACAAAAATATAAAAATAGACCTCTTCGATAATAACAATGCCATAGGTAAAAAAATACTAGCAAGTGGAAATGGAAGATGTAATATCTCAAATACTCAAGCCGGAGTAGAGAACTTTATAGGAGAGAATCCAAACTTTGCAAGTTATGCCTTAAAAGAGTTTGATTATAAAGCTTTTGAAAAATTTTGTAAAAGTATTGGTCTCTTACTTGATATAAAAGAGACAAATAAAGTATATCCCCTATCAAATGAAGCAAAATCAGTAGTAAATCTATTAGAAAATGAACTTGAAAACCTAGGAGTAAATCTAATTCTAGAGACGAAAGTAATAGATATAGAAAAAACAAAAAATAAATTCACAGTAAAAAGTGAAGATAAAGAGTTTAAAGATTATGACAAAGTAGTAATTAGCTCAGGTCTAGGTGCCGCTCCACAATTAAACGCGACAGAAGAGGGTATGAATATAGCTCAAAAATTTGGACACACCTACAACCTAACTTACCCCTCACTTGTAGGACTTCATACAGATTTTGAACAAGCTTCAAGAATACAAGGGGTAAAAAAAGAGGCAAATGTATCTTTATATCTTGATGGAAAAAAAGAGTGTGAAATATATGGTGACGTACTTTTTACAAAATACGGATTATCAGGATTTGCTATTCTAGATATTTCACAACACGCAGTATATCCTCTAAGCCTTTACCAAGATGTTCAACTATCAATAAACCTTTTCCCAAATATGAGCCGAAATGAACTTCTAGGACAAATAGAAAACCTATTTAAAACCCTACCAAACTCAAATGCAGTCTTACTACTAACAGGAATAGTGTCAAATAAACTCTCTCCTGTAATATGTCAAATAAACGGCATAGATAAAGAGACAAAAGCAAAAGATATAAACGCCAAACAAATAAGAAGTCTAATAAATACTCTCACAAACTGGAGATTTAAAATCACAGACACCCAAGGTTTCAAACACGCAGAAGCAAGTGGCGGCGGAGTGAGAACTGATGAGGTGGATAATAGAACTTTTGAGAGTAAGAAAATTGAAGGGTTGTATTTAGTAGGAGAGGTTTTAGATATAGTGGGCAATAGGGGTGGATATAATCTACACTTCGCGTGGGCATCAGGTTACATAGCTGGGCGTAGCCTAGCAATAAAATAG
- a CDS encoding lysophospholipid acyltransferase family protein, producing MNLKQIKIAIYATYLTNKYGFKLKKVKNSQEIFDLRLEYAKQLLGKLNISVEVINKEKIPQDGQYLVVSNHRSIIDPLIIELALENSKINGFWVAKKELYNSFFFGTFTKNAGTVLLDRDASNMASFFKDTKEVVKQGHSLYIFPEGTRNKENTPLSSFKEGSRIVALKNRLPILPVYIKSNANEVLNDAINNRTKGLKVQIEIGHIIEYKDKTSLEENYRKQFIKES from the coding sequence TTGAACCTCAAACAGATAAAAATAGCTATTTATGCCACATACCTTACAAACAAATATGGATTTAAACTCAAAAAAGTAAAAAACTCTCAAGAAATATTTGATTTACGATTAGAATATGCCAAACAATTATTAGGAAAATTAAACATAAGTGTTGAAGTAATAAATAAAGAAAAAATACCACAAGATGGACAATACCTAGTCGTCTCAAATCATAGAAGCATAATCGACCCCTTGATAATTGAACTAGCTTTAGAAAATAGTAAAATCAATGGCTTTTGGGTAGCAAAAAAAGAGCTATATAACTCTTTTTTCTTTGGAACATTTACCAAAAATGCTGGAACAGTTTTATTAGATAGAGATGCTTCAAATATGGCATCATTTTTTAAAGACACTAAAGAAGTAGTAAAGCAAGGACACTCTTTGTATATTTTTCCTGAAGGAACTAGGAATAAAGAAAATACTCCTTTATCCTCTTTTAAAGAGGGTTCTAGAATAGTTGCTTTAAAAAATAGATTGCCTATTTTACCTGTGTATATAAAATCAAATGCAAATGAGGTTTTAAATGATGCTATTAACAATAGAACAAAAGGTTTGAAAGTTCAGATTGAGATAGGTCATATAATCGAGTATAAAGATAAAACATCTTTAGAAGAAAACTATAGAAAACAGTTTATAAAAGAGTCTTAA
- a CDS encoding vWA domain-containing protein, with protein MTADTLLTKAKSQLTSKYPYFGMLASRLKHESNSEVRFYASNGVIFKYNPEFIEKCSIDELIFILTNCVMHHILAHSQRKLKRKGFLWQLATDYAINNLLKKNGLKIPKGANFNNDFRNMYAEEIYEILKEQNNLEEISNSFNDEQEEEKKFADISKVEGDLDEKDESEWEYADSLAKEVALRKSKTPLGLERLAKKVVLRNVDWKFELYNAINRHMRNNYAFMPPNKKHIYRGVALPSLSSDTLSLVVAIDTSGSINDELLGAFLDEFKSIMQSFPSIAIELIIADAKVHAHYTFQGASEIDFALKGGGGTDYRPTFEFIEANLPMSSMLLYFTDGDGIFPRIPPPYEVIWALSQRKNKIPFGRGLVIL; from the coding sequence ATGACTGCTGATACTCTATTAACAAAAGCAAAAAGTCAGCTTACTTCCAAATATCCCTACTTTGGAATGTTAGCATCAAGACTTAAACATGAAAGCAATAGTGAAGTACGATTTTATGCAAGTAATGGAGTAATCTTTAAATATAATCCAGAGTTTATTGAGAAGTGTTCTATAGATGAACTCATCTTCATACTTACAAACTGTGTTATGCATCATATCTTAGCCCACAGTCAGCGAAAACTCAAAAGAAAAGGTTTCCTTTGGCAATTAGCAACGGATTATGCAATAAATAATCTACTTAAAAAAAATGGTCTCAAGATTCCAAAAGGTGCCAACTTCAACAATGATTTTAGAAATATGTATGCAGAAGAGATATATGAAATACTAAAAGAGCAAAACAATCTTGAAGAAATAAGTAATAGTTTTAATGATGAGCAAGAAGAGGAAAAAAAGTTTGCAGATATTTCAAAAGTAGAAGGAGACTTAGATGAAAAAGATGAATCAGAGTGGGAATATGCAGACTCTTTAGCAAAAGAAGTGGCTTTGCGAAAAAGCAAAACTCCCTTAGGTTTAGAAAGACTTGCAAAAAAAGTAGTATTACGAAATGTGGATTGGAAATTTGAACTTTATAATGCCATAAATAGACATATGAGAAATAACTACGCCTTTATGCCACCAAATAAAAAACATATCTATAGAGGTGTTGCCCTTCCCTCTCTTTCAAGTGATACTCTAAGTCTTGTAGTTGCCATTGATACATCTGGTTCAATCAATGATGAACTTTTAGGTGCTTTTTTAGATGAGTTTAAATCTATCATGCAAAGTTTTCCCTCTATTGCTATTGAGTTAATCATTGCAGATGCAAAGGTTCATGCCCATTATACTTTTCAAGGTGCAAGTGAAATTGACTTTGCTTTAAAAGGTGGAGGAGGAACCGATTATCGACCTACCTTTGAATTTATTGAAGCTAATTTACCTATGAGTTCTATGCTTTTATATTTTACAGATGGTGATGGTATTTTTCCTAGAATTCCACCTCCCTATGAAGTGATTTGGGCTCTATCCCAAAGAAAAAATAAAATACCTTTTGGAAGAGGTTTAGTTATTTTATAG
- a CDS encoding HepT-like ribonuclease domain-containing protein: MNKATTIELINFILESISLINRRFKNIKSSDDFLNSDDGLDKLDAISMRIQAIGETLKNLNKREEKLLLKVADKGYWSRIIKTRDFISHHYVDIDAETVFDICSNELEGLETKILELRDMD, encoded by the coding sequence ATGAATAAAGCAACAACTATTGAACTTATTAATTTTATTTTAGAAAGTATTAGCCTTATAAATAGAAGATTTAAAAATATTAAATCAAGTGATGACTTTTTGAATTCAGATGATGGACTTGATAAATTAGATGCTATTTCAATGAGAATACAAGCTATTGGAGAGACACTAAAAAATCTTAATAAAAGAGAAGAGAAGCTACTTTTAAAAGTAGCAGATAAAGGTTATTGGAGCAGAATTATAAAAACTAGAGATTTTATATCTCATCATTATGTAGATATTGATGCTGAAACAGTTTTTGATATTTGTTCTAATGAACTAGAAGGGTTAGAGACAAAAATTCTAGAACTTAGGGATATGGATTAA